The Salvia splendens isolate huo1 chromosome 21, SspV2, whole genome shotgun sequence genome includes a window with the following:
- the LOC121785001 gene encoding guanine nucleotide-binding protein alpha-1 subunit-like has translation MVFVLCTLIDSMGSLCSRHRHSPADPEENEQTAEIERRIEQETKAEKHIQKLLLLGAGDSGKSTIFKQIKLLFQSGFDEAELKGYTPVIHANVYHTIKILYDGSKELSQSSEDSSKFIVSDENKEIGEKFSEIGGRLNYPPLTKEIAREIGTLWRDSAIQETYVRGNELQLPDCAQFFMENLQRLSDTDYVPTKEDVLYARVRTTGVVEIQFSSVGENKKSGEVYRLFDVGGQKNERRKWIHLFEGVSAVIFCAAISEYDQTLFEDDNKNRMMETKKLFEWIMKQPCFEKTSFLLFLNKFDLFEKKVLKVPLNACEWFKDYQPVSTGKQEIEHAYEFVKKKFEELYFQSTSPDRVDRVFKIYRTTALDQKLVKKTFKLVDETLRRRNLFEAGLL, from the exons ATGGTGTTTGTGTTGTGTACGTTAATAGATAGTATGGGGTCACTCTGCAGTAGACATCGGCACAGTCCAGCTGATCCTGAGGAAAATGAGCAG ACTGCAGAAATTGAAAGGCGAATTGAGCAAGAAACAAAGGCTGAGAAGCATATTCAGAAGCTTCTGTTACTTG GCGCTGGAGATTCTGGAAAGTCCACTATTTTCAAGCAG ATAAAACTTCTGTTTCAGAGCGGGTTCGATGAGGCTGAGCTGAAAGGCTACACTCCAGTCATCCATGCCAATGTTTATCACACAATAAAA ATATTATATGATGGTTCGAAGGAATTATCTCAAAGCTCAGAAGATTCCTCAAAGTTCATTGTATCTGATGAAAATAAG gaaattggagagaaatttTCAGAAATTGGTGGTAGGTTGAATTATCCACCTCTAACCAAGGAGATAGCACGTGAAATTGGAACTCTGTGGAGAGATAGTGCCATACAG GAAACATACGTCCGTGGTAATGAACTTCAACTTCCAGATTGCGCTCAATTTTTTATGGAAAATTTACAAAGACTGTCTGATACAGACTATGTTCCTACTAAG GAAGATGTTCTTTATGCCAGGGTTCGGACAACCGGTGTTGTAGAAATCCAGTTCAG CTCAGTTGGAGAAAACAAGAAAAGTGGAGAAGTATATCGTCTCTTTGATGTGGGAGGCCAgaaaaatgaaagaagaaaatggattCATTTATTTGAGGGCGTCTCAGCTGTGATATTCTGTGCTGCTATAAGCGA GTACGATCAAACTCTCTTCGAGGATGATAACAAAAACCGAATGATGGAGACAAAAAAACTCTTTGAGTGGATCATGAAGCAACCGTGCTTTGAG AAAACTTCATTTCTGCTATTTCTGAacaaatttgatttatttgaaaAGAAGGTCCTCAAA GTTCCGTTGAATGCTTGCGAGTGGTTCAAGGATTACCAGCCAGTTTCAACTGGGAAACAAGAAATCGAGCATGCATATGA GTTTGTGAAGAAAAAATTCGAGGAGCTGTATTTCCAAAGCACGTCACCTGATCGCGTTGACCGGGTCTTCAAGATCTACAGAACAACCGCCTTAGACCAGAAGCTTGTAAAAAAGACTTTCAAGCTGGTAGACGAGACCTTGAGAAGGCGAAATCTATTCGAAGCAGGACTTTTGTGA
- the LOC121783438 gene encoding uncharacterized protein LOC121783438 isoform X2: protein MIILTKQKLELLKEFNNGKNETVTLPPLSQIFLLERGEELKRLHGQKAKLQVIKKITYSSARTARPIQQYCMEFLTWVVIDLTSR from the exons ATGATTATATTGAC GAAACAGAAGCTGGAGCTTTTGAAAGAGTTTAACAATGGAAAAAATGAGACTGTAACCTTACCTCCCCTTTCACAG ATTTTTTTGCTGGAGAGAGGAGAGGAACTCAAGAG GTTGCATGGACAGAAGGCCAAATTACAAGTCATAAAAAAGATCACATATTCTTCAGCTAGAACAGCCAGGCCAATTCAACAATATTGTATGGAATTTCTTACTTGGGTTGTAATAGATTTGACATCAAGGTAG
- the LOC121783438 gene encoding uncharacterized protein LOC121783438 isoform X1, with product MKFVTKTLAKEFLTLIYYRYFQKLYSKNRKQKLELLKEFNNGKNETVTLPPLSQIFLLERGEELKRLHGQKAKLQVIKKITYSSARTARPIQQYCMEFLTWVVIDLTSR from the exons atgaaatttgtaaCTAAAACATTAGCCAAAGAGTTTttaactttaatttattatcgGTATTTCCAAAAATTGTATTCTAAAAATAGGAAACAGAAGCTGGAGCTTTTGAAAGAGTTTAACAATGGAAAAAATGAGACTGTAACCTTACCTCCCCTTTCACAG ATTTTTTTGCTGGAGAGAGGAGAGGAACTCAAGAG GTTGCATGGACAGAAGGCCAAATTACAAGTCATAAAAAAGATCACATATTCTTCAGCTAGAACAGCCAGGCCAATTCAACAATATTGTATGGAATTTCTTACTTGGGTTGTAATAGATTTGACATCAAGGTAG
- the LOC121785372 gene encoding fatty-acid-binding protein 2-like, whose product MALQEAFSCMSKFAGALVIWCARGPNVNVKSKLRYSRISAIPVAVNKISSFALKQLSKEAQWLQTFPMLSLGAALLPPLANVSTNVFAIPLETGSTEQKHCEIESRGCGPCSDLYLQSLAWAKTTEARTGVEFPSILDNSISGESNSGFTPEILVGTGSRTMTIIRIKSLKVYAFGFYVHPFDVCEKLGPKYACIPGHELKKSQDFYQDLLRSDINMTVRVVVSCNGIKINTVRDVFEKSLRARLSQANPEADFSCLQEFGSIFTQNIPLRVGTTINFRRTADSHLITEVEGNTIGAVQSNDLCRAFFDMYLGQIPVCEQTKEEIGKNVASLIRMC is encoded by the exons ATGGCCCTCCAAGAAGCTTTCAGCTGTATGTCGAAATTCGCTGGGGCTCTAGTGATATGGTGCGCCCGTGGCCCCAATGTCAACGTGAAAAGCAAGTTGAGATATAGCAGGATATCTGCAATCCCGGTAGCGGTTAATAAGATATCGAGCTTTGCTTTGAAGCAACTGTCGAAAGAGGCTCAATGGCTTCAAACGTTTCCCATGCTTTCGTTGGGGGCTGCATTGTTGCCACCATTGGCTAATGT CTCAACAAATGTCTTTGCTATTCCGTTGGAGACTGGCTCTACGGAGCAGAAACATTGTGAGATTGAAAGTCGAGGATGTGGACCCTGCAGTGATCTTTATTTACAGAGTCTGGCTTGGGCTAAGACGACCGAGGCCAGAACTGGTGTGGAGTTTCCATCGATACTGGACAATAGTATATCGGGGGAAAGTAATTCCGGTTTCACACCTGAG ATCCTCGTAGGAACTGGATCGAGAACTATGACTATTATACGaatcaaatctctcaaagtctaTGCATTTGGTTTCT ATGTTCATCCATTTGATGTCTGTGAGAAATTGGGTCCGAAGTATGCTTGCATCCCGGGGCACGAGTTGAAGAAGAGCCAAGATTTTTACCAGGATCTTCTGAG GTCAGATATCAACATGACAGTTAGGGTTGTGGTCAGTTGCAACGGGATCAAAATCAACACCGTGAGAGA TGTTTTTGAGAAGTCTCTCCGAGCCAGATTATCACAG GCCAATCCGGAAGCTGATTTTAGCTGCCTACAAGAATTTGGTTCCATATTCACGCAGAATATTCCTTTACGCGTGGGCACAACCATCAATTTCAGGAGAACAGCTGACAGCCACCTCATCACAGAAG TTGAAGGGAATACCATAGGAGCAGTGCAGAGCAATGATCTTTGCA GGGCCTTTTTTGACATGTACCTCGGACAAATCCCTGTTTGTGAGCAAACGAAAGAAGAAATCGGGAAAAATGTAGCGAGTCTCATCAGGATGTGCTGA
- the LOC121783439 gene encoding 2-hydroxymuconate semialdehyde hydrolase, whose amino-acid sequence MVTSCFSVISLVGGFLRRSITAAGLSSQTADIDGDTTIHYWGPPAPTAKPKLVLVHGFGPASIWQWRHQAAFFAKEYDLYIPDLVFFGESYTRSPARSEVFQATCLVRLMENLGVTRYSVVGTSYGGFVAYQMAEMWPERVEKVVIASSAVNMRRSDNGRLLKQAGVDKIEDLLLPVTAGQLRSSIRFVVSRAPPYVPDFVLNDYIDKLYSENRREKLELLKELNIGKNETVTLSPLSQEVLLVWGENDHIFLLERGEELKKLLGEKAKLQVIKKGSHIPQLEHPTQFNNIVKNFLHGLS is encoded by the exons ATGGTGACCTCTTGTTTCAGCGTCATCTCTCTCGtcggcggcttcctccgccgTTCCATCACGGCGGCGGGCCTTTCCTCTCAGACGGCCGACATCGACGGCGACACCACCATCCACTACTGGGGCCCGCCCGCCCCCACCGCCAAGCCGAAGCTCGTCCTGGTCCATGGCTTCGGCCCAGCTAGCATCTGGCAGTGGCGGCACCAGGCCGCCTTCTTCGCCAAAGAATACGACCTCTACATCCCCGACCTCGTATTCTTTGGCGAATCCTACACCCGGTCCCCTGCCCGCTCCGAGGTTTTTCAAGCCACCTGTCTTGTCAGACTGATGGAAAACCTCGGAGTCACTAG GTACTCGGTTGTGGGGACCAGCTACGGCGGGTTCGTGGCGTACCAGATGGCGGAGATGTGGCCGGAGAGGGTGGAGAAGGTCGTGATCGCGAGCTCCGCTGTGAACATGCGGCGGAGCGACAATGGGCGGCTGTTGAAGCAAGCGGGCGTGGACAAAATCGAGGATCTGTTGCTTCCGGTCACAGCCGGTCAGCTGCGGTCGTCGATCCGATTCGTCGTCTCCCGGGCCCCGCCCTACGTGCCCGACTTCGTCCTCAATGATTATATTGAT AAATTGTATTCTGAAAACAGAAGAGAGAAGCTTGAGCTTTTGAAAGAGTTGAATATTGGTAAAAATGAGACTGTAACCTTGTCTCCCCTGTCAcag GAAGTATTGCTTGTGTGGGGAGAAAATGACCATATATTTCTGCTGGAGAGAGGAGAGGAACTCAAGAA GTTGCTTGGAGAGAAGGCCAAATTACAAGTCATAAAAAAAGGATCACACATTCCTCAGCTGGAACACCCAACCCAATTCAACAATATTGTCAAGAATTTCTTACATGGGTTGTCATAG
- the LOC121783331 gene encoding copper transporter 5.1-like produces the protein MMHMTFYWGRSVTILFDSWQTNSWPGYFLSLFALFLFGAFYQYMEERRLRLKLLSVAKPPPYSAAEAPLLNKLGGLRWGPYQIAGAVLFGVNSAIGYFLMLAVMSFNAGVLIAVVVGLAAGYLAFRGGDEDVVVVDNPCACA, from the coding sequence ATGATGCACATGACCTTCTACTGGGGCCGAAGCGTCACCATCCTCTTCGATTCATGGCAGACCAATTCCTGGCCGGGCTACTTCCTCTCTCTCTTCGCCCTCTTCCTCTTCGGCGCCTTCTACCAGTACATGGAGGAGCGCCGCCTCCGATTGAAGCTCCTCTCCGTCGCCAAACCCCCTCCTTACTCCGCCGCCGAGGCTCCTCTCCTCAACAAGCTCGGCGGCCTCCGCTGGGGGCCCTACCAGATCGCCGGAGCGGTCCTTTTCGGAGTCAATTCCGCGATTGGGTACTTCCTGATGCTGGCGGTGATGTCGTTCAACGCCGGCGTGCTCATCGCGGTGGTGGTCGGGCTCGCCGCCGGATACCTGGCGTTCCGCGGCGGCGATGAGGATGTGGTGGTGGTTGACAACCCCTGCGCCTGCGCTTGA